The sequence below is a genomic window from Bos indicus isolate NIAB-ARS_2022 breed Sahiwal x Tharparkar chromosome 24, NIAB-ARS_B.indTharparkar_mat_pri_1.0, whole genome shotgun sequence.
CTAAAGATCTGATAATTTGGGAtctcaaagaaacaaacaattcaCAAAAAGCATTTATTAACAAATTTCAGAGATTAAATAGGGATTTCACTTTCAAACACTGAACAGTGGTATCAATGTTTCGTCAACTCTGGTCGCGTGGGGTCAGGTGTTCACGTCAGTCACCTACTTTTCTTGGACTTTTCTCTTTTCAGCCCCCTCATACTAGCACACTTTGTAAGCTGTATAAAATACGTAATGTGCTTCTTGAAATCGAACCCACGTGTAGTGACTTCTAAGGTTTTTGCTCCTGTTAGGTCCTATAAAATAGTAATAGTAGTAATCCTCCTGGAGACTGTAAAAGGAAGCACTGCATGGCATCCTTTTTCAAAGATAGCTCttcagattaaaacaaaaagtctGCAAAAAACTTGAACCAGAGTTATTCCTCTTTTACTCTTTCACAAATTAATCATTTCAGATACGAAGTATAGACGTCAATGACACTTCTTCAGTCTTATGAGCTGTACTCCTCCCCCAAAGAATCACGCTCACAAAAGAACTTTATGGTGACATGACAGAGACTGTCTAGCACAACAgtaccaggggaaaaaaaaaaaaaacagctcacaGATGTTCTTCAAAAATACAAGCATCAATCACTTCAACTAAAGTCACAGCATGAGAATCCACAGCTAAGAATCAATTCTTCTATCTTTATAAAGATACTCTGGACGCAAGTTTGCCCAGCAGAGCATCCCACCAAACGATGTGCATTGTAGGTTAGGGTGGAAAATAAAATAGTCTAAAAATTCCAGCAAACTTCTAAATCATACACAAGTTATAGAAGCAGAACATAAGGTAGGCGGCCAATGCGAAATCTGTCAGTGATGCAACAAACACCCATAGCCCAGGGTTCTTCAAGACACAAGGTCATGCCCACTATGAACGTGCCACAAATTGGAGGTCAGTGTCAACAGACTCTGGAAGTCAACTTACCTTTTCACAATCATCCAAGTTTTCTAGGGAAAGGGGCTACAATGGTTTTCCTCTTTGGGTAGATTTTACCAAGTGAGTCAGAGAAGACAGGCCCCTGGGCCTCTAGAGGAGTCTGCTCTTCTaatccagtggttttcaaatctTAGGACAAAGCAGAAACCCCCAGGGGAGCTTATTTCTGATGCAGATAGTCAGGACTCAGCCTGGTGTCCAGTTTATGAGTTGTCCCTGAAATGCTCCTTTTCAATAAGCTACTCCACCAGGTACTGTGATCATGGGGATCCCTGGATCCCCAAGCTTGGGAAACCTTGAAGGGATGCCCTTTATCCCCAAATTCTACTGAGCAGCAAAGGCTGGATCTTTGGACCTCAGTGGCTGGCTCAAGGGAAGCAATGTCTCCAGGGAAGGAGTGATCACGGTAGGGTTGGCAGGGAGAGCTCTCTgcaggggaagagaaagggaggccACACACGTGGTTTTACTCCACCGGCCTGCCCTTGACCCTGGGCCCAGCCACACCCCACCACTCGGACCGCACTGGGACCGAGGTGTCccgctcagactcacatccagaCGAGCACCTACCCAGCCTCCGTTGTCCTGGATCCAGGTGTGCAGGTGCCGGTTCAGGTACTCGGTCATCCACAGGGCGATGCTGTCCACCAGGGGCGACATCTCCCGGTTGACGCTCTCCACACACATGACCCCTCCGAACTCAAAGAAGGCCACGATGCGCCCCCAGTTCACCCCGTCCCTGAAGAGCTCCTCCACCACCGTGGCGAAGCGTCCCCTCGCGGTGAAGGGCGTCAGGTGCAGCTGACTGGACATCTCGGCGAAGTCGCGGCGGTAGCGCCGAGAGAAGTCATCGCCGGCCTGGCGCAGGGTCAGGTGCACCACAGGCGGCACCGGGCTGGGCGCAggcccggcggcggcggccgggggcggcggcggggaggTCCTGGAGGGCGCGGGTGTGCGGCCCGGCTGGGAGGACAGGATGCCCGGCGCGGGAGCGGCCCCGGGGGGCGCGGCGCCCGCGTCTCCGGCATCCCACTCGTAGCCCCGCTGCGACAGCTTATAGTGGATGTACTTCATCACGATCTCTCGGTTATCGTAGCCTGTTCCCCCCGCGTGCGCCATCCTTCCGCCGCGGAAAGGCAGCCGGGTCCCACAGCACCTCTCGCCCCCCGCTGCCCGCCCCACGGCCCCGCAAGAGGGGTGAAGAGTTATAATCCAGCTATTTCATTGGATGTGCTTTGCATTCCTGGATGAGGGGGTGTCTTCAATCACGCGGAACACTTGATTCTGGTGTTTCCCTCTTGGCATGAGATgcaggaaatttttatttaaattccttTCGGATCTTTATTTCATGAGGCACATTATTAATTACTGTTAATATCAGTCTACCTCCTCCGTGATGCTGAAAGGTTAAAAAACTAATCAGTCAAAATCAGGTGCGTTTCCCTCTATACGCTGGTTGAAAGCAGGGCACACACACAAGTTACACGCTGAGAATATATTAAACTGCCTGGAAATTAAACTTACTCCAATGCACTTAAAGTGAAAATCGCAAAGGTTCCCATTGACAGTTACATTAAACCAATTTCCTGTGCAAAGAACTTACTTGTATTTTTTAAGGACAGCATGATCCTCTGtgaagtttccttttttgtgaaaacaaatgaaaaggcaaaaagattccCTCAATCTTCAGAACTCTCCAGTTAGAGCTGCTCTGAAAACTTCCAAATGAAtcaggagttgggggaggggggtgcaaaaaattagaatttccagtttgattcctagacTTCTTCACAGAAATGTCAGTCTGTAGGAATCCCAACCGGAGATCTCAAGAGCACGAGCAAACGGaaggcagcggcggcggcggatGAATTACCATTTCTCAGTCGGTATTTGCAGAAGTCCTGGGATTTTCCCCTTCTCGGCAATTTTCACGCGCGCACACACGCGCGGGCACACACATGGATCTGTGTCCGCGGGGCCGCCTCACGCCTCCCCGGGGAGAGAACACCGGGCCGGAGTCGGCGGGCGAGCCGCGGACGCGGGCGGGGATCCTCTCCGGATCAAACTCCGAACGGCCAATGCATTTTCCGAAGAGCTGCCGATAGACGCAGGCTGGCCGCGCCGGCCCCGCGGTGCCGAGCGCGAGGAGCCCGCGCTGTGTGTGGTGCAGCGAGGGTGGGAGGCGGCGCTGGCGGGGgagggctttattttttttccccctcttttcctaAAAAGGGATGACTGCTACGAAGTTCTCCCCCCCCGGACCCCTCTTCCGCTGCACCCCACCGGCGCACCCCGCCTCCGGGCCGCGcaccctctccccgcccccgcgCCGCGCGCTCCGGCCGAGGACGCCGCCCGGGGGGGCCCGGCGCCCGCACCTTCGCGGCGGCGGGGGGaccgggcgcggggcggggcggcgggaGGAAGGGGGCGGCGCGGGGGGCCCGGCCTCTGACTTCATTCTCCGCTCGAACCGCCCGGTTTCCTGTGCGTGCGTCACACGgttcattcaaaaaaagaagaaaggacgGGCCCTCCCCGGAGCCGCCCCCCCGGCCGGGTTAAAGGCGCCGCGGCCGGCGCGGAGCGCGCGCCCCGCCGGGGGCTCTGCGGGCGGGGGCCGCGGGGATGGGGGGGTCCGGGACGCCCCGCCCGCTCCGCGCGCCCggccggggtggggggcgcgGGCGGCGCGGTGGGCGCGCGAGGGGCCTCCTCGGGCCTGCGGCGGCCGGGCGCGCGCTCGGGGTCTCCGGGGCCCGCGAGGGGCCGGGGGCGCCCGGGGAACCGCCCGCGGCCGGGGTCGGCTGCCGGGGGCAGAGGCGGGGAGCGGGGGACACCGAGAAAACCGGCGCCGGGAGTCGCCTGGACCCTTTCTAGCCGCGGGCGCGCGCCTGCAAGTGCGCGCGCGTCCGCACCCCGGGTGTCCACACTCGGCCGATGCTGACCCCGAGCAGGGGCTTCGGCGCCGGCCTCCCGAGAAGAGAGGCCACGCCGCGCGCGCCTCGGCGAGGGAAGCCCCGAGCCTCGCGTTTCCTTCCAGCTGCTTCCTGGCTGTCCACGCAGAGCGCGCGCTTCGGAGACCCCACCCGGGCCCAGGCTAGACGCGGCTCCCGGGGCCCGCGGACGGACGGCCCGGGCGGCCGAGCGCTGTCCGGTGCGAGTGGCGGTGGAgggctctgcgaccccagggactgcggcccgcgggctcccctgtccatgggattctccgggcaacaagactgtcccttctccaggggatctccctgacccacggatcgaacccaggtctcctgcattgcaggcagattcttttttcctCGCTCCCAACCATTTCGGCCCCGGGTTATTAGGCGCCGTGGGGCCTACGGGGCAGTTTCAGGCCCGCAGCCCCAGTCAGGGCAGGTGGGTTTCTAAAGGCCTCCCGGTTGTCCAGCACTCAGTTCTAGACGTCCGCACCTTCTCGAGTTATCTATACGTACACCAacctgtatatacacacatgtgtacacatttttaatatttttatacacattcatatatattttatatacgtaaacattttaaaaaattcatcagtACAAATGGCTTCCAGAAAAAAAGCACAGAGGGCAGACAAGTTGcatgtgcttatttttatttctaaaagtctttgacaaagtgccagggaaaaaaatgtttactaatAGCATGGCGGCTTAGtgaatcgggcttccctggtggctcagacggtaaagactctgcctgcaatgcagggagacgagggttccgtccctgggtcaggtagatcccatggaaaagggaatggttacccactccagtattcttgcctagagaattccatggacagaggagcctggtcgcctacagtccacggggtcgcaaagagtcgcgcACACATCACTGAGCGACTCACACCTGATAGGGCTCAAGTAAAACTTACGGGAGCCTGGTTTGTTGTGGGCTTAGAAATACAAGGATCAACTACTGCCCTGTCTACACGTACCTTCTCACACTGTATTTGGTCTCCTTCCTAGACTAAAATCAACACGTTCATTCTTTGGTAAAATAAGCACagcaaattattttcatttcttcatttatcaaaGCCAGTCAGCCAACATGCCAGCCCACCTCTTGCCTGTAGGAATGTGTACCTGGTACAAATGTCTTAGCCAGGCAAGGAGTGAAGGAAGATGGCCCTTCCTGCTTCCAGCTGCTGGGACCGTCACCTTTTCTCCACGGCAGTGACGACGAAGCGCGATGGCCTGGGGATCTGTTCTCGCGGAAACAGAGGAAAGCCAAGCTGAGGCCACCCGTCCTGGTTAGGGGTCTTCTCAGAACTTGCCTTAACTCCTGAAGTTACTTAGGAGGAACTGAAAGCCTCAGTGCTTGCGACCCAGCATGCGAGTGAGGAAACGAGAGGCCAGAGCTGGAACCAGGCTGTCCTCCTGCCAGGGGGGAGACCAGAAGGAAACAGAGCCCATTCCGAGTGAAGGAAAGCCTGCCTCGTTCTCTCCTTTACTCCACAGATGATTCTTCCACACTTAAGTGGCACCTTGATCATACTCCAACATTCTCAGGACAGGTCTGCATTAATCTTGACTAAGGCTAAATATTCCCTAGGAATGTTCTGGGACTCCTTCAATCAAAATAGTGAAACCACTCCTCCATTCAGATTGCATGCTTATCAGATTCCACCAGAAGTGTCAGGGCAGGCAGTCCTCAGAAGTGTGTGAATTAACTGAGTATTGGTGACCTAGTCGGAGGAGCACCAGTCTGAGTCAGGAGCCCTAGCTACAAACCTAGAGGCCTTCCAACAACCTTTCGAATGCAGGCACTGTGGGATTTCACTTGCCGAGACGCCCTGCACTTTTAAGGGCTGACGGCTGGTCCTTTTCCCAGCTTTGCACCAGGAGAGAAAAGGACAAGACGCAGGGAACGGAGAGCATATCCAGCATCTCAAAGGCCTGTGCTTCCCTTCTTTATTCTCCAATCTGCCAAACAAATAGGGTTTTATTGCCAGTTTTCAACCTGCTGGTTGATATTTAATGGTATCATTCAGAAAGTTCTCCTCATCAccaatattgttgttcagttgccaagtcatggctgcctctttgccgccccatggactgcggcacaccaggcttccctgtccttcactatctcatggagtttgctcaaactcatgtccattagatAGCAtaggtgctatctaaccatctcgtcctctgtcaccctcttctcctcaggccctcaatctttcccagcatcaggatcttttccaatgagttgactctctgcatcaggtgccaaagtactggagtttcagcttcagcaccagtccttccaacgaacacccaggactgatctccttcagaatggactggttggctctccttgcagtccaagggactctcaagagtcttctccaacaccacagttcaaaagcatcaactcttaggtgctcaggtttctttatagtccaactctcacatccatacatgactactggaaaaatcatagctttgaaaacatggacctttgtcagcaaactgatgtctctgcttcataatattctgtctgggtttgtcatggcttttcttccagggagcaagtgtcttttaattttgtggctgaagtcaccatccacagtgatttttgagcccaagaaaataaaatctgtcacttttcccattttttccccgtCTATTCATCACCAATATAAATGTTCCCAAAGTTTATGAAACCCAAAAGGACATTATTCTAATCTAAACATACTAATATTTAATATAGGTATGTATCAAATTCTTCCaaaccattaaaatttttatttaaagcaaGAATAGAAAGATAGTGTTAACTGTGTGGGAATTGACAACTAATAGGTAAgatgaaagagttaaaaataaaaccatgaccCCAACCAGTGCAAATGCATCCGTAAATAAACTGAACTAAGGAGGAAAAACAAGCAGGGCGCCTGCGAAGAAGACAAACGAACTGCTTAAAACTAACTTCTCACAGGCACAGACAAGCAACCCAAAAGACTAGTTTCCAATTTTGAGTATTTCTACGTTgtttccagctttactgagatataactgacatagtATCTTACACATTATAAACGCTTATGCTACATACTGCCCTGTGCTTTAGGACGGTTTGCATACTTTGTGGCAAACATTGCACGATAATGTTATAATACTAATTCCACATTAGTTAGTATAGTAACAGTAATAGACTTCCTGACTCATTTACACTCCAGAGCCCCTCCCTCTTCTGTACATGCGTGTCCTCATCAGGAACCTGTTTTATGAGATCTAAACCAACAAGCCCTGATGTAACCAGGAAACCCACCTGGCTAACTTTTAGTGGGTCCTAAAGCTCAATAAAATGTTTGGAATTAAGCAACAACTTTTGAAACCAGGCAGTGAAGTGCAGGTAAATCATTGTATTGTGCAAATTTAGCCAGCAAACGTGTACAAAGGAAAGCACAGTAAATTCACTCCtggcaatttttttcctttcagattaATGACTTGGCACTTGAAGTGAATAAACTGAGACTAGGAACTTATACTTTTCAAATGCTTACTCCTCTTGTTGGATTAACATGAAGCACCATAGTACTGAGAACAGGCAAAGAATTTATATTCTTATGTGCAATAACCAATGTTTATCTCTATGCTCTTCACTCCTTGTTGGACTAGGCCTGCACGCACAGGGGCTTCTCGCCACGGCGGCTCCTCTTGCCGTGGAGACAGGCTCTTGGTGCTCGGGCGTCAGCAGTGGCAgcacccaggctctggagcactgTGGCTCAGGCACAGGGGTTGAGTTGCCTCGGGGCACGTGAGACCCCCCTGGAGCAGGGGTCGAGCTGGTGTCCCCTGCAAGCagactcttaacccctggaccaccaggcaagccccccCTTATGCTCTTTAGCACAAGACACAGTATCTCCCAGACATGAACTACCGATGAGCACgtttagaaaaagcaaagttaGTCCATTGTTATTTAGGGCCGCAGTAACAAAGGACCACTAACTGGATGACTTGGAGCAGAAATTTACTCTCCCGCAGTTTTGGCACCTCAAAGTCCCAAATCAAGGTGTCGgtagggccatgctccctctgaaggctctagggaaaGATCTTCCCTACCTCTTCTAGCTTGCGTTGGAGGCTGGCAATCCTTGGCTTGCAACACTACTTCTCTCCATGCCACTGTCTTCCCATGGCCTTCTCCCAGTTTCTCTGCTTTCTCCTATTTTCATGAGGTAACCAGTCATATCGGATGAGGACACTAACAGCCTCACCTTAATTTGGTTATATCTGTGAGGACCCCATTCCCAGTAAGGTCACATCCAGGGGTTCTGAGGATGAGGACATCAGCATCTTTTAAGGACTCACAAGTCAACCCATAACAATATGTATCTgactttttccccccaaactaCTGAGGAATGTTTATTCCAAAGCTCAAGGGCTCAGCCACCCCTAAATTTCAGAGAGCCATGATCTTTACAAATTCCAGCCATTCCCTGTTTGTGCTCAGAGTTAGTCTTCAGAGGCCGAAGCCTTAGCTCCTCCACGTGGGGTGATGTGGCCCAAGCCTGCCCCCCGAGACCTCCCCCCAAGGCCCCCACCCCGAGACCGCCCCCCCCGGCCAGTCCGCTCACCCTCTCCTGGAGCTGCGTTACCGCCACGGGCTTTCTGGGAGACGCCAGGgtctctcccttcttctccttGCACATATGCTTGTCTCCCTGAAAGGAACCCAGCTTTCTTGTGGCAAATTCATATTCATTCCTCAAGGTTGATCTGAACCGCTTCTTCCTTCCACGTGAACTTGCCCGGCTGTCCCAGACAGTCCAGGGATTCCACTCGTGCTGCTAAAAGAGGTTTCACGTGGATGCCAGGAGTCTCCAAGTCAGAAAGCCCGTTTGGATCCAGGCTTCATCGCTTTGCTGCTGTGACCTTGGTCTAGCTACCTAACCTCTGTGCCTGTGCCCCACTGATAACACAGGGGTATAAGGGTACCACTGGCAGGGTTAGTGTATGGTTTAAGCGAGTTAGACGAAAAGCACTCACAAGAGGGACCGGCATGGGTCACACCTCCAAACGTTAGTTATGATGCCTTGGTATCGTCGGATCACCGGgcactctctcttttttcttttgcagtgCTACGCAGCactgtggggtcttagttccccaatcgggattgaacctgcaccccttgcatcagaagtgtggagtcttaatcagtagagcaccagggaaatcccaccatGTAATTTCTGACATGCATCCCCCTGCCCCAGATTATAAACTATTTGAGGGCAGGGACCATATTTTCCTCTGTACATTCCCAGCCTAGAATAGAGCTTGGCATTCAAATGATGGTGGCATAAGGGTCAGAAGCCTGAAGACAGGAATGGGGAGCAGTTCCTCTTTCTCCAGGAAGACTGGTCAGAGCCTTCAGAGGGATGAAGAGGTGAGCGGGGGACACACCAGAAATGGGATCCCCACGGGTGGGGCAGACTGTTTACACCAGTACTGTTTACACTGCCGGTGCCTGGATACCAAGCTCCTCACAGGCATTCGATAAATACAGGCCGAATGAGAATGGGGTGTATAAAATCAAGAGTGGGACAGAAGTCAAGAAATGATTTCCCTTTTAAACATCCAAACATAAAAACTACAGAGGGCATATCCTATGCCATTTATGTATACAAGTGGCTCAAACTGAAAGAAAGGTTCAATTTGCCAATCAAGCCATCCAAGGCATCTCTGGTCAATGTGACCACAATTTTTCTATTTAAGGATCGAGAAATATTAAGGCGTGTTCTTTCCCATCTCTCTCTTCTGTGCCCTTCAGAGTCTAGAAGATATTTCCTTGTTGGAATATGAAGCCTTAAAGCATAGAAAATCAATTTGTATATGAAACATAATTACCtaagaaattttcttaaattccatatttcttccttttattcataTATCCCACACTAGAGTCACACAAATCCAGAACATTATTTGAAACAAGGGCCGAAACATCTACTGTGAAAATAATACTTCCTAAAAAACGATAAAAATTAAGCCTTGTCAAGTGTTTAAGATATAAGGTTAGGATAATATCACGAAAGAGACTGGTGTTTTGCTTAAATGTgtctttaaaaatgcacatttctAAGAAATACGTTTTCAAATCTGTAAAGCATGTTCcccatttattttttgtcatgATTCAGAAATACAAGATATGAAAATTAGGTTACAATTCTGCCACAAAAGCTTCTAAAGTAGCAAACACAGGTTCTATTATATATCAAAATAGCCATATGCACTCATCAGTTTAAAAATGCCTTTAGAGTTGTCACCTCAAGCAAGTGTAAAATATAATAGCTAGTCTCTCCTCTTCAAAAAAACAAACCTGCCATCACTGCTCTGAACTAAACAAGATTTAGTCCAGAATATGGAAGATTATGGTTAGTAGGTATTTTTCAACGCTGAGTCACTAAGAAGTTAAGGAAATGAGAAAGATACAAAACATTTTAGGTCAAAAAGTATGAATAGCTTAAGTGTCCTCAAGTAAGTTAAGACATATTTAAATTGTAATatgatataataaaattaaatatgttgatacaattcattttaaaaaaattattatgggACTACCTTCTTCTGAAAAGACAAAGACATACAATTCTTTGAATCAAAGCAACTATTATGAAAAAGGTTTTGTCATTTAATATTAGAAATGGTCTGTCAAATTTTTACTTCTAAGAATCAAAAATAAATGGTTTACTGGATCCAAACAGAGACTTATAATGAAACAAATCCAATTTCATGTAAAGGGGCCATCACTAACAGCATTCTTAATTTCTTCTCCTTTCAGCTgtcaaagttaaattttaaatacatagaaaAGAACAACACTCTTGACTTTGTTttggcaaaaataaatgagaattttcATACCTTTTTCAATGACATAGGGTCCTTGAGCATACTTTGCAATTTCAATGGCTGAATAAcgttaaacattaaaataaatatactcacaaatacattataataaaataGTACAACCCAACCTAGTACAGGCAGGCACATCAGACCTGAAACTCACATAATAAGCTATTGTTGGTCACATACACAGAATCCACCTTTCAACAGAATTATGATTAAACTTCTTCTGTCACAAGTAAGACTTACCCACTTCTGAGCACAATAGAAAGTGTTGAATCAATgtgatccttaaaaaaaaaaaaagccaatagtTTCCCTAACAATCTGCAGTCTGATtcagtctttctcttctttccgagcaaaaaagaaatcagtgtAATAAAGGGTTTAATAAGAATTGagccaaaaaagataaaaagtagaATTTGCCTTGTAATAGTTTCACGATTTAGATGAAGCCAAGTCACTGTGTGATGCTCATTAAGTGTCTACAATCACccatccaaaaaaaattttttttctttaacattttgaaaagGTAATACGGGGTCTACACTGGATATTATAAAAAAACATCTCCACAGAGTCTAGGGCAATCCCTGTCATCAAAACCGTTGGTACTTCTTCAGACAAGTGATCAGCCCATGGTGTGACATAAATAAAAACTACAGGAATCTCAAGTCAGGTTTTGCTATCAAGTGCCTTATGGCACCAAGtgtaggaagaaaaaaaggaacaccTCAGTTTTCAAACCTTTTTGTTTACAAAACTGTAGACCTCTGCCATCTCTGACAGATGCTCTATTTCCACGAATCTTGTGCTATAATTCCCTGATGCTATAATTTCCACGAATCTGCTCTCATGCTCGCGCTTCATCTCAGTTGGGGCCATCTCCCTGT
It includes:
- the BCL2 gene encoding apoptosis regulator Bcl-2 isoform X7; this translates as MAHAGGTGYDNREIVMKYIHYKLSQRGYEWDAGDAGAAPPGAAPAPGILSSQPGRTPAPSRTSPPPPPAAAAGPAPSPVPPVVHLTLRQAGDDFSRRYRRDFAEMSSQLHLTPFTARGRFATVVEELFRDGVNWGRIVAFFEFGGVMCVESVNREMSPLVDSIALWMTEYLNRHLHTWIQDNGGWI
- the BCL2 gene encoding apoptosis regulator Bcl-2 isoform X2, whose amino-acid sequence is MAHAGGTGYDNREIVMKYIHYKLSQRGYEWDAGDAGAAPPGAAPAPGILSSQPGRTPAPSRTSPPPPPAAAAGPAPSPVPPVVHLTLRQAGDDFSRRYRRDFAEMSSQLHLTPFTARGRFATVVEELFRDGVNWGRIVAFFEFGGVMCVESVNREMSPLVDSIALWMTEYLNRHLHTWIQDNGGWRALPANPTVITPSLETLLPLSQPLRSKDPAFAAQ
- the BCL2 gene encoding apoptosis regulator Bcl-2 isoform X5; the protein is MAHAGGTGYDNREIVMKYIHYKLSQRGYEWDAGDAGAAPPGAAPAPGILSSQPGRTPAPSRTSPPPPPAAAAGPAPSPVPPVVHLTLRQAGDDFSRRYRRDFAEMSSQLHLTPFTARGRFATVVEELFRDGVNWGRIVAFFEFGGVMCVESVNREMSPLVDSIALWMTEYLNRHLHTWIQDNGGWGVLRTASSLLPL
- the BCL2 gene encoding apoptosis regulator Bcl-2 isoform X1 translates to MAHAGGTGYDNREIVMKYIHYKLSQRGYEWDAGDAGAAPPGAAPAPGILSSQPGRTPAPSRTSPPPPPAAAAGPAPSPVPPVVHLTLRQAGDDFSRRYRRDFAEMSSQLHLTPFTARGRFATVVEELFRDGVNWGRIVAFFEFGGVMCVESVNREMSPLVDSIALWMTEYLNRHLHTWIQDNGGWDAFVELYGPSMRPLFDFSWLSLKALLSLALVGACITLGAYLGHK
- the BCL2 gene encoding apoptosis regulator Bcl-2 isoform X4 — protein: MAHAGGTGYDNREIVMKYIHYKLSQRGYEWDAGDAGAAPPGAAPAPGILSSQPGRTPAPSRTSPPPPPAAAAGPAPSPVPPVVHLTLRQAGDDFSRRYRRDFAEMSSQLHLTPFTARGRFATVVEELFRDGVNWGRIVAFFEFGGVMCVESVNREMSPLVDSIALWMTEYLNRHLHTWIQDNGGWSPENCCSRGPRRDDSGKPNPRQDAEQPV
- the BCL2 gene encoding apoptosis regulator Bcl-2 isoform X6; amino-acid sequence: MAHAGGTGYDNREIVMKYIHYKLSQRGYEWDAGDAGAAPPGAAPAPGILSSQPGRTPAPSRTSPPPPPAAAAGPAPSPVPPVVHLTLRQAGDDFSRRYRRDFAEMSSQLHLTPFTARGRFATVVEELFRDGVNWGRIVAFFEFGGVMCVESVNREMSPLVDSIALWMTEYLNRHLHTWIQDNGGWV
- the BCL2 gene encoding apoptosis regulator Bcl-2 isoform X3, coding for MAHAGGTGYDNREIVMKYIHYKLSQRGYEWDAGDAGAAPPGAAPAPGILSSQPGRTPAPSRTSPPPPPAAAAGPAPSPVPPVVHLTLRQAGDDFSRRYRRDFAEMSSQLHLTPFTARGRFATVVEELFRDGVNWGRIVAFFEFGGVMCVESVNREMSPLVDSIALWMTEYLNRHLHTWIQDNGGWEKRESGRGPAASPSSGLLGSVVVPRMPSTSGIC